In the Trueperaceae bacterium genome, one interval contains:
- a CDS encoding rod shape-determining protein MreC — MWILSNLLRAWYILLGLGLITFVLTAVIERLPFSVTSAVALPYNYVYRAGINLRQASEGLIDRRSYRAEISNLKAAVDGLVEDNRQLVLEVENLQQLLAVRTEISSGAKFTVPVVGGSIDAIIERLTVGRGSRFGVVRNMPVVVPGGLVGIVTDVSAGKSLVRTITDPESRVGVTVRGKGGQGVAHGEPGGRVRVTDYRLKDTLNVGDLVETSSEGGLFPRGLLVGMIVEIPPPDPNDLHRTFMVRPAVDLSTLLQVTLIQPL, encoded by the coding sequence GTGTGGATCTTGTCTAACTTGTTGCGTGCCTGGTATATCTTGCTTGGGTTAGGTCTGATTACTTTTGTCCTGACAGCGGTAATTGAAAGGCTTCCATTTAGCGTTACTAGCGCGGTAGCTTTGCCATATAATTATGTTTATCGGGCAGGCATAAACCTGCGTCAGGCTTCTGAGGGTTTGATTGATCGGCGTTCGTATCGAGCGGAAATAAGTAATCTTAAGGCTGCTGTTGACGGGTTAGTCGAGGACAATCGGCAGTTAGTCCTCGAGGTTGAGAATCTTCAGCAACTCCTTGCGGTAAGAACTGAAATTTCATCCGGAGCTAAATTTACGGTACCCGTCGTTGGGGGCAGTATTGATGCCATTATCGAACGTTTAACGGTTGGTCGTGGTTCTAGGTTTGGGGTTGTACGAAATATGCCGGTGGTTGTACCAGGGGGTCTGGTAGGTATCGTAACAGACGTTTCAGCTGGCAAATCTCTTGTACGGACTATTACAGATCCTGAGTCTAGAGTTGGTGTAACTGTTCGGGGAAAAGGCGGTCAGGGTGTAGCTCATGGAGAGCCTGGAGGTCGGGTTAGAGTAACGGATTATCGATTGAAGGATACGCTCAATGTTGGTGATTTAGTAGAAACTTCGAGTGAGGGTGGTTTGTTCCCCCGTGGTTTGCTGGTCGGAATGATAGTAGAAATACCACCGCCAGACCCAAACGACCTACATCGTACCTTTATGGTGAGGCCTGCTGTTGACCTTTCCACCCTATTACAGGTCACATTGATCCAACCACTATGA
- a CDS encoding septum formation inhibitor Maf (Maf; overexpression in Bacillus subtilis inhibits septation in the dividing cell) — translation MKKLVLASGSPRRCSLLESLGLDFEIAPADIDETPLNDETPEALVLRLSCAKAQSVAQQHFGALVIAADTVVIVGGRVLGKPLDKHENHLFLQQLEGCTHTVLTGHALSKGAQLEVETVSTTVTFRQLNSCEVERYVDTGEGLDKAGGYGIQGRGSAFVERIEGCYYNVMGLSLVSVTLLARRLGVDLV, via the coding sequence GTGAAGAAACTTGTCCTAGCCAGTGGTTCGCCAAGAAGGTGTTCCCTTTTAGAAAGCCTTGGACTGGACTTTGAAATTGCCCCAGCTGATATTGATGAGACCCCGCTAAATGATGAAACACCAGAGGCCTTGGTATTACGCCTAAGCTGCGCTAAAGCCCAATCCGTTGCTCAGCAGCATTTTGGAGCTTTGGTAATAGCTGCCGACACGGTTGTAATTGTTGGCGGACGTGTTTTGGGCAAACCTCTTGATAAACATGAGAATCACTTATTTCTACAACAACTTGAAGGTTGCACCCATACCGTTTTAACGGGACATGCCCTTTCTAAGGGAGCTCAGTTAGAAGTTGAAACCGTGTCAACTACAGTAACTTTCCGACAACTCAATTCTTGCGAAGTTGAACGTTACGTTGACACGGGTGAGGGACTTGATAAGGCCGGCGGTTACGGTATTCAGGGAAGAGGCTCAGCATTCGTTGAACGGATAGAAGGGTGCTATTACAACGTTATGGGATTGAGTTTGGTTTCGGTGACTTTGTTAGCTAGACGCTTGGGTGTGGATCTTGTCTAA
- a CDS encoding peroxiredoxin, producing MADKLKPGDIAPTFRKPATNGTVDLATLLGNWVILYFYPKDFTSGCTVESCDFRDQFTGVDGLVLGVSPDPVSSHEKFQEEHSLPFNLISDEDHSLASAYGAWGEKKNYGRTYKGLIRSTFIISPDGHIAKAMYNVKARGHVARVKKQLDALKT from the coding sequence ATGGCAGACAAACTCAAACCGGGGGACATAGCCCCAACATTCCGTAAACCCGCAACTAACGGCACAGTCGACCTTGCCACCCTTCTTGGAAATTGGGTGATTTTGTATTTTTACCCCAAGGACTTCACCTCCGGCTGCACTGTTGAGTCATGCGATTTCCGAGATCAGTTTACAGGGGTAGATGGTTTGGTATTGGGAGTGTCACCTGATCCAGTCAGTTCTCATGAAAAGTTCCAGGAAGAACATTCGCTTCCATTCAACCTCATCTCAGACGAGGATCACTCGCTAGCAAGCGCATACGGTGCTTGGGGAGAGAAAAAGAATTATGGACGAACTTATAAAGGCTTAATCCGCTCAACATTCATCATTTCTCCTGACGGCCATATTGCCAAGGCCATGTATAACGTCAAAGCTCGTGGCCACGTTGCGCGAGTGAAGAAACAACTAGACGCCCTTAAAACGTGA
- a CDS encoding ribose 5-phosphate isomerase A, producing MITNSERDKIRAARRAVKHVKSGMVLGLGTGSTARYVIEELGRMIQEGNLQDIRAVPTSVETKNLAQKEGIALVDLGPSGVDLAVDGMDEVTMDLNAIKGLGGALTREKLVATSAQTFILVGDSSKRVPRLGSKVPVPVEILQFGWQRTLSLLEQIGTVPTLRTVKNTPVITDNGNWVVDCRFSDLLEPKLLAKKIELQPGVVEHGFFIDIADRAYIGENGQVSMIGSIT from the coding sequence GTGATTACAAACAGTGAGCGTGACAAAATCCGAGCAGCTAGAAGAGCCGTAAAACACGTGAAGTCGGGAATGGTCTTGGGATTGGGCACTGGCTCTACAGCTCGTTATGTTATCGAAGAACTAGGTCGAATGATCCAGGAAGGTAACCTCCAAGATATTCGAGCTGTCCCTACATCTGTAGAAACCAAAAACTTAGCTCAGAAGGAAGGCATTGCTTTAGTTGACTTAGGCCCATCAGGGGTAGATCTCGCTGTCGATGGCATGGACGAAGTCACAATGGACCTTAATGCTATTAAAGGTCTTGGCGGAGCCTTAACACGAGAGAAGTTGGTAGCGACTAGCGCCCAAACATTTATCCTTGTAGGCGACTCTAGTAAGCGGGTGCCTCGCCTTGGAAGTAAAGTTCCAGTTCCAGTTGAAATACTCCAGTTCGGATGGCAACGAACACTTTCACTTTTGGAGCAAATCGGCACGGTACCGACGCTCCGCACCGTAAAAAACACACCCGTAATTACAGATAACGGCAACTGGGTTGTAGATTGTCGTTTCTCTGACCTATTGGAACCAAAATTGCTAGCCAAAAAGATAGAGTTGCAGCCTGGGGTTGTTGAACACGGATTTTTTATTGATATCGCTGATCGGGCTTATATCGGAGAGAATGGTCAAGTTTCGATGATTGGAAGTATCACATGA
- the acpS gene encoding holo-[acyl-carrier-protein] synthase has protein sequence MIVAVGLDLVELSRIKKIWQKHPKRFLYRHFTSEEIIFCRSKVDPLPSIAARIAAKEAFQKCWAENHGWQDVWVIRDETKPRLAFTAKIEKELRAKNLAVHVSLTHSRDHAAAVVILEKLVT, from the coding sequence ATGATAGTTGCCGTTGGGCTAGACTTGGTAGAACTATCTCGCATAAAGAAGATATGGCAGAAGCACCCTAAGAGATTTTTGTATAGACACTTCACATCCGAGGAAATAATATTTTGCCGTAGCAAAGTTGACCCCCTTCCTTCGATTGCCGCACGAATCGCTGCAAAGGAGGCTTTCCAAAAATGCTGGGCCGAAAACCACGGTTGGCAGGACGTCTGGGTAATACGAGACGAGACAAAGCCGCGACTTGCCTTCACAGCAAAAATAGAAAAGGAACTTAGAGCAAAAAACCTAGCTGTGCATGTGAGCTTGACTCACAGTCGAGATCATGCCGCAGCAGTAGTTATCCTCGAAAAGTTAGTAACTTGA
- a CDS encoding Crp/Fnr family transcriptional regulator translates to MLSFGRRQTLYHNGDLAQSVFRVRDGLVRITRMTPEGRTLTVRHVLPGDFFGEEALRHDTREEIAEALTSTKIEAIDPEKIAHEDLMTITQSLSLQMHRLMDYEYHLQTGDLRQRVSRYLLRLASTPLTREDELGRKVVLATHELIAEGTASTRESVSKIITELRAEGLIESGYRSVVLISIKELTIIADDT, encoded by the coding sequence ATGCTTAGTTTTGGTCGTCGGCAAACTCTGTATCATAATGGTGATCTTGCTCAATCCGTGTTTAGGGTGCGTGACGGTCTAGTACGCATAACTCGCATGACCCCAGAAGGTCGTACCCTCACTGTGCGCCATGTTTTACCCGGCGATTTTTTCGGCGAAGAAGCCCTTCGCCATGACACTAGGGAGGAAATTGCAGAAGCCCTCACTTCTACTAAAATCGAAGCTATCGATCCTGAGAAAATTGCCCACGAGGACCTTATGACGATTACCCAATCATTATCTCTTCAAATGCATCGTCTTATGGATTACGAGTATCACTTGCAGACTGGTGATCTTCGACAGAGAGTTTCTCGATACCTGCTTAGGCTTGCTTCGACCCCACTAACGCGGGAAGATGAACTTGGCCGAAAAGTGGTTTTAGCTACTCACGAATTGATCGCTGAGGGTACAGCTAGTACGCGCGAGAGCGTTTCGAAGATAATTACTGAGTTGCGCGCTGAAGGTTTGATAGAGTCGGGTTACCGTAGTGTAGTTTTGATTAGTATTAAAGAGCTTACGATAATTGCTGACGATACGTGA
- a CDS encoding MerR family transcriptional regulator, which yields MELKVIKGKYTAHQVEERTEIPASTLRQWERRYGVPLPERSESGYRLYSDDDLKLIGEMKNHIAGGVPASRAATLVRQPIHNDREPQHLLNVRSRLVGALVDLDEQRAESILSEAYSMYPVEVIVSEVFHGVMVDIGTSWHDGSIPITTEHFASNFVRGRLRLLMNISGPTVTGLSVIIACAPQDMHELGALTMAVLLRRVGYQIYFTGSDTPIPDLVAMAEAVNPIAVMISASSRESVSVLKQGKDLLSNLAPLLIFGGNAFNEDPSEAESLGGHFLAKSANEAVESFNHLINQRRSSQ from the coding sequence TTGGAACTAAAAGTGATCAAAGGTAAGTACACAGCTCACCAAGTTGAGGAACGCACTGAGATTCCTGCGTCAACGCTGCGGCAATGGGAGAGGAGATACGGAGTTCCTCTGCCAGAGCGCAGTGAATCAGGTTATCGACTCTATAGTGACGATGACCTCAAATTGATTGGCGAGATGAAAAATCACATTGCAGGTGGTGTACCAGCCTCCCGGGCAGCCACACTTGTCAGGCAACCGATCCATAATGATCGGGAGCCACAGCACCTTTTAAATGTGCGGTCTAGGTTAGTGGGTGCCCTTGTGGATCTTGACGAGCAAAGAGCTGAGAGTATTCTTAGCGAAGCTTACAGCATGTATCCTGTTGAGGTTATAGTTTCTGAGGTATTTCATGGCGTTATGGTCGATATTGGGACCTCCTGGCATGACGGATCGATACCTATAACCACAGAGCATTTTGCAAGTAATTTTGTTCGGGGTAGGCTTCGCTTACTAATGAACATTTCGGGTCCCACAGTTACTGGGCTAAGCGTAATCATAGCTTGTGCGCCTCAAGACATGCATGAGCTCGGCGCTTTAACTATGGCGGTCCTTCTAAGACGAGTCGGTTACCAAATATATTTTACTGGCTCTGATACCCCGATTCCCGATCTTGTAGCTATGGCAGAAGCAGTTAATCCTATAGCAGTGATGATTTCTGCTAGCAGCAGAGAAAGTGTGTCAGTACTCAAGCAGGGAAAAGACTTGCTTAGTAATTTGGCTCCGCTCTTAATCTTTGGAGGGAACGCATTTAACGAAGATCCCTCAGAAGCCGAGAGTCTCGGGGGACATTTCTTAGCAAAGAGCGCCAATGAAGCGGTTGAGTCATTCAATCACCTGATTAATCAAAGGAGGTCTTCACAATGA
- a CDS encoding ribonuclease HI: MPKDVHVYTDGSCDTTTGNGGWGYIINYRGQQKTASGYEANTTNNRMELTAAVQALSNLREHCIVTLVTDSEYLKRAFTDGWLDSWQQNGWRTSKRQPVKNQDLWRKLIELSEFHQITWSWVRGHTGHKANERADKLALEARKRGH; this comes from the coding sequence ATGCCCAAAGATGTGCACGTCTACACCGACGGTTCTTGCGATACCACCACTGGAAATGGTGGTTGGGGGTACATCATCAACTATCGGGGGCAGCAGAAGACGGCAAGTGGTTATGAAGCGAACACCACCAACAACCGCATGGAGTTAACAGCAGCCGTTCAGGCATTATCAAATCTTCGCGAGCATTGCATAGTCACTTTGGTTACCGACAGCGAATACCTTAAGAGGGCTTTCACCGATGGCTGGTTGGATAGCTGGCAACAGAATGGTTGGCGCACTAGTAAACGCCAACCGGTGAAGAATCAAGATCTTTGGCGCAAACTGATAGAACTTTCCGAATTCCATCAAATAACCTGGTCTTGGGTGCGTGGTCATACCGGACATAAAGCAAACGAACGGGCCGATAAGCTTGCACTAGAAGCACGCAAACGCGGACATTAA
- a CDS encoding potassium transporter TrkA, whose translation MRFIDEIALAFIALVAGSELYLKELQTRIRSIAWVTVGLVVCTFVLGSLGTLFLMNFIPFLRDLSATNQIAVSIITGTILVARSPSSAIAIINELRAKGPFTQLVLGVTVIMDVVVIIMFATNKSIALALFDDKKIELTVFGTVALELSLALLLGVLLAELIRQYLSLQTHLLIKSALTLASGYGIFLLTRATYSLTQDYFPLTLHIEPLLVCLIAGFSVTNFGRYRKDLKSLTSQVSLPIYIAFFTLVGTSLNLNILRETWLIALALFGFRLGGIMLGTFVGGVISREPALHNRVRWMGFVTQAGIALGLARETANSFPTFGPDLATLIISLVILNELVGPIFFKVSLGIVGESRVRANPNAFDGSKDVVIFGLDRQGIALANNLEAHGWKAKITGLENDQGTELATDTRFQSIKALDKISLSTINLEGADAVVCLFPSDEESLKVCEIVYEEYGTDTVVVRLVDQKNYKRFEQINVSVVDPTTAGVQLLEEYVRNPSATSLLLGLSDNQDIVELELLDPALNGIALRNLRLPLDVLVLSIRRQGTLIFAQGSTRIYLGDRITVMGAPVSTKQVNDLFLA comes from the coding sequence TTGCGATTCATAGATGAAATTGCCCTAGCTTTTATTGCTCTAGTTGCTGGAAGCGAACTATACCTGAAAGAACTTCAAACACGCATCCGGTCAATCGCATGGGTAACTGTAGGACTCGTCGTTTGTACATTTGTTTTAGGAAGCCTAGGGACATTATTCTTGATGAATTTCATTCCCTTTCTGCGTGACCTTTCAGCCACCAACCAAATAGCCGTATCCATCATTACTGGAACCATCTTGGTGGCACGATCGCCCTCATCAGCCATAGCTATTATCAACGAGCTGCGCGCTAAGGGACCTTTTACCCAATTAGTTTTGGGGGTAACCGTGATCATGGACGTGGTCGTAATCATAATGTTTGCCACGAACAAATCGATCGCCCTCGCACTATTCGACGACAAAAAGATTGAATTAACTGTATTCGGTACAGTCGCCCTAGAGCTTAGCCTAGCGCTACTGCTCGGCGTCTTATTGGCAGAATTAATTAGGCAATACCTCTCACTGCAGACCCACTTACTCATCAAATCAGCACTTACGTTAGCTTCAGGGTACGGCATCTTCCTGCTGACTAGAGCCACGTACAGCCTGACACAAGATTACTTCCCTCTGACCTTACATATCGAACCCTTATTGGTTTGTTTAATCGCCGGATTCAGCGTCACTAATTTTGGTCGTTACCGAAAAGACCTTAAATCCCTAACAAGTCAGGTGAGCCTACCAATCTACATAGCGTTTTTTACCCTAGTTGGAACATCGCTAAACCTCAATATTCTTCGGGAAACGTGGTTGATCGCCTTAGCTCTTTTTGGATTCCGTTTAGGGGGAATAATGCTGGGAACCTTTGTAGGAGGTGTCATATCCAGAGAACCAGCATTACATAATCGAGTGCGGTGGATGGGGTTTGTCACTCAAGCGGGAATAGCGCTTGGCTTAGCACGAGAAACCGCGAATTCCTTCCCGACCTTCGGACCAGATCTAGCAACTTTAATCATTTCGCTTGTCATATTAAACGAGCTTGTTGGTCCCATCTTCTTCAAGGTATCTCTAGGCATCGTAGGAGAAAGTCGGGTTCGGGCTAACCCGAATGCATTCGATGGGAGCAAGGATGTTGTAATTTTTGGGCTAGACCGCCAAGGGATCGCCTTAGCCAATAACCTAGAAGCTCACGGTTGGAAGGCTAAAATCACCGGGTTGGAAAACGACCAAGGAACAGAATTAGCAACGGATACAAGATTTCAAAGCATTAAAGCTCTAGATAAAATATCTCTCAGTACTATAAATCTTGAAGGTGCGGATGCAGTTGTATGTTTGTTTCCCTCAGACGAAGAAAGTTTAAAGGTTTGCGAAATTGTCTACGAAGAATATGGTACTGACACCGTTGTTGTGAGACTTGTGGATCAAAAAAATTACAAGCGATTCGAACAAATTAACGTATCGGTTGTCGACCCAACCACTGCGGGGGTGCAATTACTCGAAGAATATGTCCGAAACCCTTCGGCAACTTCATTACTACTTGGCTTGTCGGACAATCAGGACATTGTAGAACTAGAGCTACTCGACCCAGCCCTAAATGGGATTGCTCTTCGCAACCTCCGCCTTCCACTCGATGTACTTGTCCTGTCAATACGCCGTCAAGGCACCCTGATATTTGCCCAGGGCTCTACACGTATCTACCTAGGCGATAGGATTACTGTGATGGGTGCACCCGTTAGCACAAAGCAAGTGAACGATCTATTCCTGGCATGA
- a CDS encoding transcriptional regulator — translation MHEYPSLVWHLKNTQLFEDLTPEELEQLSRITPYKRFAAGEIIYHMEDPADALYFVRDGMVKISMCFPNGKEMILGLLGQYDIFGELLLLPSERRPNQAEAVIDTTLIVMPEQDFQRLLSQQPEIAMKFIKVMSTRLWQAQQWQAEVGAFDAPGRLANLLLRLAGDFGVESERGTVIDLHLTQQDLAKMIGATRETVSHCLARLLEFGAVRRRRAPITVNIDKLRQFLDEASE, via the coding sequence GTGCACGAATATCCTAGTTTGGTTTGGCATCTTAAAAACACCCAATTGTTCGAGGATCTTACTCCAGAAGAGCTCGAGCAGCTTTCCAGGATTACACCGTATAAGCGCTTTGCGGCAGGAGAGATTATTTATCACATGGAGGATCCTGCCGATGCGTTGTATTTTGTGCGTGACGGCATGGTCAAGATATCTATGTGCTTTCCTAATGGGAAAGAGATGATCCTGGGGCTGCTTGGCCAATACGATATTTTCGGTGAATTGCTACTTTTGCCAAGTGAGCGGCGACCGAACCAGGCAGAGGCTGTTATAGACACGACCCTGATTGTGATGCCAGAACAGGATTTTCAGAGGCTCCTTTCTCAACAACCGGAAATCGCGATGAAATTTATTAAGGTCATGTCTACCCGGCTTTGGCAGGCTCAACAATGGCAAGCCGAGGTAGGTGCTTTCGATGCACCGGGTCGACTCGCAAATCTGCTGTTGCGTCTCGCTGGTGATTTTGGGGTAGAGTCTGAGCGCGGCACCGTGATTGATCTACACCTTACCCAGCAAGACTTAGCGAAGATGATTGGGGCGACTCGAGAAACGGTTAGTCATTGCCTAGCTAGGTTGCTTGAGTTCGGTGCCGTTAGGCGTCGTCGAGCACCCATAACGGTGAATATTGATAAATTACGCCAATTTTTAGATGAGGCAAGTGAATAG
- a CDS encoding cation:proton antiporter: MRRHIFLLITIVINPIIVVAEKESSFQSGPLQANMAAQLLILFGCIFILAAALGLIRFPDFYTRLHATTKLVALGGLGIFVGAAVLFAPLGLMPRVLVIAAFFFLTAPLSGYMIARSGYLRGLKPYRELGSVDDWGLMGEIPDWKTEEDDQ; this comes from the coding sequence ATGAGACGCCATATTTTTTTACTTATCACAATCGTAATCAACCCTATTATCGTCGTTGCTGAGAAGGAAAGTTCCTTTCAGTCTGGCCCTTTACAGGCCAACATGGCAGCTCAATTGCTGATTCTTTTCGGTTGTATTTTTATCTTGGCAGCTGCCCTAGGCCTTATCCGATTTCCAGATTTCTACACTCGACTACACGCTACTACAAAGCTTGTTGCTCTTGGGGGCCTCGGTATTTTTGTGGGAGCCGCCGTGTTGTTTGCGCCGTTAGGGCTGATGCCTAGGGTGCTAGTAATTGCAGCCTTTTTCTTCCTTACGGCGCCTCTATCTGGGTATATGATTGCGCGATCTGGTTACCTTCGAGGCCTGAAGCCTTATAGAGAGTTGGGAAGTGTAGACGATTGGGGTTTGATGGGTGAAATTCCGGATTGGAAAACAGAAGAAGATGACCAATAA
- a CDS encoding cation transporter: MILDLALGCLVLAGVLAVYRVLRGPSWGDRITALDFLGVDLAVLIVVLAMRTGIQHFLDIALLVSILGFLGTVALTRYLLAGRIMK, encoded by the coding sequence GTGATATTGGATTTGGCTTTGGGTTGTCTGGTGCTTGCAGGAGTTTTAGCTGTCTATCGTGTGTTGCGAGGACCTAGTTGGGGTGACCGGATAACTGCTCTTGATTTTCTTGGGGTCGACCTTGCGGTCCTTATCGTGGTTCTAGCAATGCGGACCGGTATTCAGCACTTTCTGGATATCGCACTACTGGTTTCGATTCTCGGGTTCCTAGGTACTGTTGCGCTGACCCGCTATTTGCTTGCCGGGAGGATTATGAAATGA
- a CDS encoding Na+/H+ antiporter subunit E, producing the protein MIASLTILALAVIWSVLSGQLSLFNLLVGALLGVVLLSVVLRSKERPVAARIVGIVYFIIRFVVALVRGGLTVAGLAIQFSPSFHPHVVSVPLRVRSDAAISLLSAAITLLPGTVAMGTSADSRILYAHAIGRADPEDSRNDIRIIEDLILRFMA; encoded by the coding sequence ATGATAGCGTCCTTAACTATTTTGGCCCTAGCGGTTATTTGGAGCGTACTTTCTGGTCAATTGTCCCTGTTTAATTTATTGGTAGGAGCTCTACTTGGAGTGGTACTACTAAGTGTTGTCTTAAGGAGTAAGGAGCGGCCGGTTGCAGCTCGTATCGTCGGGATTGTCTACTTTATTATTAGATTTGTGGTTGCTTTGGTACGCGGAGGTTTAACTGTTGCGGGCCTCGCGATTCAGTTCAGCCCAAGCTTTCATCCGCACGTAGTATCAGTTCCTCTAAGAGTTCGTAGTGATGCGGCGATTTCACTCCTGTCAGCTGCCATTACCTTGCTACCTGGAACGGTAGCGATGGGAACTTCTGCGGATTCTAGAATTCTTTATGCTCATGCGATTGGTCGAGCTGATCCTGAAGATTCTCGTAACGATATTCGGATTATAGAGGACCTGATACTGAGGTTTATGGCGTGA
- a CDS encoding cation transporter, with protein sequence MEVLLPLLAAVLIGSGVYLVLARALIRLILGLSLISYGVNLGIIIAGAGFKQKSPPFLDGLGPYNDPLPQALILTAIVIGFGTTALLLVLAVRAYQVTGTDHVQELTERPDPAESPEVYADPEHPSVSPEIGPLRGEA encoded by the coding sequence GTGGAAGTACTGCTCCCATTACTAGCTGCTGTACTAATCGGTTCTGGTGTGTATCTGGTTCTAGCACGTGCGCTTATCCGTCTCATCTTGGGGCTTAGCCTGATTTCATATGGCGTTAATTTGGGGATCATCATTGCTGGGGCAGGATTTAAACAAAAGTCTCCACCTTTTTTAGATGGTTTGGGGCCATATAACGACCCCTTACCGCAGGCGTTGATTCTTACGGCTATTGTTATCGGATTTGGGACTACGGCACTGCTGTTGGTTTTGGCTGTCCGGGCCTATCAGGTTACAGGTACAGATCACGTCCAGGAACTTACCGAAAGGCCGGACCCAGCTGAGTCACCGGAAGTTTATGCCGATCCAGAACACCCGTCTGTTTCGCCCGAGATCGGGCCGCTACGAGGAGAGGCTTGA
- a CDS encoding Na(+)/H(+) antiporter subunit B (subunit B of antiporter complex involved in resistance to high concentrations of Na+, K+, Li+ and/or alkali; in the case of S. meliloti it was proved to be involved specifically with K+ transport), with amino-acid sequence MKLPDIFFHTVATPIVFVLIALGFHFFLRGHNAPGGGFIAGLIIAGAALFARMVQTKHLLAIRTEIMVPIGLLLAALTGIAPMFFELPFLKSNFGFQSWPLVGEFEWSSVMLFDLGIFMVVVGTTVTIIDLLGDDRKLTHIGTDAERDEA; translated from the coding sequence GTGAAACTTCCTGATATCTTTTTCCACACAGTTGCTACTCCGATAGTATTTGTGTTGATCGCCCTAGGCTTTCACTTTTTCCTGCGTGGCCATAATGCGCCTGGTGGTGGTTTTATTGCTGGCCTGATTATTGCGGGTGCTGCCTTGTTTGCACGGATGGTACAGACTAAGCATTTACTAGCGATTCGTACCGAGATAATGGTTCCAATAGGCCTCTTATTAGCTGCGTTAACTGGGATTGCTCCGATGTTTTTTGAACTACCTTTTCTGAAGAGTAATTTTGGTTTCCAAAGCTGGCCCCTGGTTGGCGAGTTCGAGTGGTCCTCAGTGATGCTTTTCGATTTAGGGATCTTTATGGTAGTGGTTGGCACAACCGTCACCATTATTGACCTTCTTGGTGACGACCGAAAACTTACCCATATAGGAACAGATGCTGAACGGGATGAGGCCTAG